In Biomphalaria glabrata chromosome 11, xgBioGlab47.1, whole genome shotgun sequence, the following proteins share a genomic window:
- the LOC106065663 gene encoding sialin-like isoform X2, whose amino-acid sequence MIREVPFWTSQRFLTAIVTFWGFAVLYLQRVNLSIAMVCMIKSPYKGNTTSGNFTYFNETLDNLTLTTTLKPLSYCDSLELKQAAAADDTGEFEWDKELQGLLLGSFFWGYLVLQIPGGILSERYGPRRVVMYTMMPAAVLGLLSPISARASPWLFLVVRVLIGVGESALYPAAQALFARWSPPSERTRLVGVSLSGGQFGNALMFPMGGLLCSSLGWDSVFYVMGAIGFVWCLVWFFLVYDSPSLSRRISPLERGYIQHHVLFRDGVKPPPIPWLAIFKSLPFWSILIGHTCGNYGLYMLLTQIPTYMKEVMKFDLKTNGAFSMLPYLCMWLFISIAGVTADLFITRNIFSRVTTRKIMSSVGLFGPAICMVGLTFMDCTQQVGAVVLLCGTVGLSGVAFAGYMVNHGDIAPQFAGTLFGITNVAATIPGIFAPYIVGAVTKNKTREEWQIAFFIAAAIYVFGGLFYALFAKTSLESWAKPPTPKQADGSESQNMIEMNKGTNSV is encoded by the exons ATGATACGCGAAG TGCCATTTTGGACATCTCAAAGATTTCTGACAGCTATAGTCACGTTCTGGGGTTTCGCTGTACTCTACCTCCAGCGTGTGAATCTCAGTATTGCTATGGTCTGCATGATCAAGTCACCATATAAAGGAAATACCACATCAGG caATTTCACCTACTTCAATGAGACACTGGACAATTTGACTTTAACCACTACTCTGAAACCACTCAGTTACTGTGATTCACTGGAGCTGAAACAAGCTGCTGCAGCTGATGAT ACAGGAGAATTTGAGTGGGACAAAGAACTTCAAGGACTTCTGTTAGGATCTTTCTTCTGGGGTTATCTTGTGTTAcag ATTCCTGGAGGCATTTTGAGTGAACGTTATGGCCCTCGTAGAGTTGTTATGTACACTATGATGCCTGCTGCTGTTTTGGGTCTGCTGTCACCTATTTCAGCAAGAGCAAGTCCATGGCTATTTTTAGTAGTCAGAGTTCTCATAGGTGTTGGAGAG AGTGCTCTTTACCCAGCAGCACAAGCTTTGTTTGCCAGGTGGTCACCTCCATCTGAAAGAACGAGATTGGTGGGTGTGTCTCTATCAG GTGGACAGTTTGGTAATGCTCTAATGTTTCCAATGGGTGGATTATTATGCAGTAGTTTAGGATGGGATTCAGTTTTCTACGTTATGG GTGCTATCGGCTTTGTATGGTGTCTCGTATGGTTCTTTTTGGTGTATGACAGTCCATCTTTGTCCAGAAGAATTAGTCCCTTAGAACGAGGCTACATTCAGCACCATGTTCTCTTTAGGGATGGTGTGAAACCA CCACCAATTCCATGGCTAGCTATCTTTAAATCCCTGCCATTTTGGTCCATTCTGATTGGTCACACATGTGGAAACTATGGATTATACATGCTTCTAACTCAGATTCCAACCTACATGAAAGAAGTGATGAAATTTGACCTGAAAACT AATGGTGCTTTCTCCATGCTCCCCTACCTCTGCATGTGGTTATTTATTAGTATTGCTGGGGTCAccgcagatttatttattactcGGAACATTTTCTCAAGAGTAACAACAAGAAAGATCATGTCCTCTGTAG GTTTATTTGGACCAGCTATTTGTATGGTAGGCTTAACTTTCATGGACTGCACCCAACAGGTTGGTGCTGTGGTGTTGCTATGTGGTACAGTTGGTCTTTCTGGTGTAGCTTTTGCTGGATACATGGTTAACCATGGAGACATTGCCCCTCAGTTTGCTGGAACCTTGTTTGGAATAACTAACGTGGCTGCAACCATCCCTGGCATTTTTGCTCCCTACATTGTTGGTGCTGTTACCAAAAAt aaAACAAGAGAAGAGTGGCAAATAGCTTTCTTCATTGCCGCCGCCATTTATGTCTTTGGGGGTCTTTTCTATGCTCTGTTTGCCAAAACATCATTGGAGAGCTGGGCCAAGCCACCCACTCCAAAGCAGGCTGATGGGTCAGAGTCACAAAACATGATCGAAATGAACAAAGGAACTAACAGTGTATGA
- the LOC106065662 gene encoding retinol dehydrogenase 16-like isoform X2 — MYCQLDKLGFPVFAGCLTKTGHDYLRSTCSIRLVTLTVDVTDNASIQSAYKTIHTHIPKDGVLWAVVNNAGVTGKLSVSEMCTRKDYSQACEVNLFGPIEVSRVFMPLLRKSKGRLVNMVSVMGRCPTVSGPYSVSKFGMEAFSDVLRREVAPFGVKVVVIEPGFFKTTLFNTEFVAREFQNWYDQSSDEVREAYGKDYVSNSTNVFKGICTTLNEDTDKVIDAYIQAITAKYPKARYLVGFDAKFIYVPLYHLPEWLMDLIIEKRSKHLANIGSKIKPSK, encoded by the exons ATGTATTG TCAACTTGACAAACTGGGATTTCCTGTGTTTGCTGGTTGCCTAACCAAAACAGGTCATGACTATTTAAGATCAACATGCTCAATTCGTTTGGTAACCCTGACTGTAGATGTGACAGACAATGCAAGCATACAGTCTGCCTACAAGACGATACATACCCACATACCAAAAGATGGag TTCTTTGGGCTGTGGTTAATAATGCTGGTGTTACAGGGAAACTCTCTGTGTCTGAGATGTGCACAAGGAAAGATTATAGTCAAGCTTGTGAGGTGAACTTGTTTGGTCCAATAGAAGTTTCCAGAGTTTTCATGCCGCTATTGAGAAAATCAAAGGGACGTTTGGTAAATATGGTTAGCGTCATGGGTCGATGTCCTACAGTATCAGGGCCATACAGTGTGTCTAAATTTGGAATGGAGGCATTTTCTGATGTATTAAGAAGAGAAGTAGCTCCCTTCGGAGTAAAGGTGGTAGTTATTGAGCCAGGTTTTTTCAAGACCACTCTGTTTAATACTGAGTTTGTTGCGAGAGAATTTCAAAATTGGTATGACCAATCAAGTGATGAGGTTCGTGAGGCCTATGGAAAAGATTATGTATCTAATTCAACAAATGTGTTTAAAGGTATATGTACCACTCTAAATGAGGACACAGATAAAGTCATTGATGCCTACATACAAGCTATCACAGCCAAATACCCTAAAGCCAGATACCTGGTTGGTTTTGATGCTAAATTTATCTATGTACCTCTCTACCACCTACCAGAATGGCTTATGGACTTAATAATTGAGAAACGGAGTAAACATTTGGCTAATATTGGCAGTAAGATCAAACCAAGTAAATGA
- the LOC106065663 gene encoding sialin-like isoform X1, producing MAISKEAEALTDKKDDTDWSKVPFWTSQRFLTAIVTFWGFAVLYLQRVNLSIAMVCMIKSPYKGNTTSGNFTYFNETLDNLTLTTTLKPLSYCDSLELKQAAAADDTGEFEWDKELQGLLLGSFFWGYLVLQIPGGILSERYGPRRVVMYTMMPAAVLGLLSPISARASPWLFLVVRVLIGVGESALYPAAQALFARWSPPSERTRLVGVSLSGGQFGNALMFPMGGLLCSSLGWDSVFYVMGAIGFVWCLVWFFLVYDSPSLSRRISPLERGYIQHHVLFRDGVKPPPIPWLAIFKSLPFWSILIGHTCGNYGLYMLLTQIPTYMKEVMKFDLKTNGAFSMLPYLCMWLFISIAGVTADLFITRNIFSRVTTRKIMSSVGLFGPAICMVGLTFMDCTQQVGAVVLLCGTVGLSGVAFAGYMVNHGDIAPQFAGTLFGITNVAATIPGIFAPYIVGAVTKNKTREEWQIAFFIAAAIYVFGGLFYALFAKTSLESWAKPPTPKQADGSESQNMIEMNKGTNSV from the exons ATGGCTATATCAAAGGAGGCCGAGGCTCTGACAGACAAAAAAGATGACACTGACTGGTCTAAGG TGCCATTTTGGACATCTCAAAGATTTCTGACAGCTATAGTCACGTTCTGGGGTTTCGCTGTACTCTACCTCCAGCGTGTGAATCTCAGTATTGCTATGGTCTGCATGATCAAGTCACCATATAAAGGAAATACCACATCAGG caATTTCACCTACTTCAATGAGACACTGGACAATTTGACTTTAACCACTACTCTGAAACCACTCAGTTACTGTGATTCACTGGAGCTGAAACAAGCTGCTGCAGCTGATGAT ACAGGAGAATTTGAGTGGGACAAAGAACTTCAAGGACTTCTGTTAGGATCTTTCTTCTGGGGTTATCTTGTGTTAcag ATTCCTGGAGGCATTTTGAGTGAACGTTATGGCCCTCGTAGAGTTGTTATGTACACTATGATGCCTGCTGCTGTTTTGGGTCTGCTGTCACCTATTTCAGCAAGAGCAAGTCCATGGCTATTTTTAGTAGTCAGAGTTCTCATAGGTGTTGGAGAG AGTGCTCTTTACCCAGCAGCACAAGCTTTGTTTGCCAGGTGGTCACCTCCATCTGAAAGAACGAGATTGGTGGGTGTGTCTCTATCAG GTGGACAGTTTGGTAATGCTCTAATGTTTCCAATGGGTGGATTATTATGCAGTAGTTTAGGATGGGATTCAGTTTTCTACGTTATGG GTGCTATCGGCTTTGTATGGTGTCTCGTATGGTTCTTTTTGGTGTATGACAGTCCATCTTTGTCCAGAAGAATTAGTCCCTTAGAACGAGGCTACATTCAGCACCATGTTCTCTTTAGGGATGGTGTGAAACCA CCACCAATTCCATGGCTAGCTATCTTTAAATCCCTGCCATTTTGGTCCATTCTGATTGGTCACACATGTGGAAACTATGGATTATACATGCTTCTAACTCAGATTCCAACCTACATGAAAGAAGTGATGAAATTTGACCTGAAAACT AATGGTGCTTTCTCCATGCTCCCCTACCTCTGCATGTGGTTATTTATTAGTATTGCTGGGGTCAccgcagatttatttattactcGGAACATTTTCTCAAGAGTAACAACAAGAAAGATCATGTCCTCTGTAG GTTTATTTGGACCAGCTATTTGTATGGTAGGCTTAACTTTCATGGACTGCACCCAACAGGTTGGTGCTGTGGTGTTGCTATGTGGTACAGTTGGTCTTTCTGGTGTAGCTTTTGCTGGATACATGGTTAACCATGGAGACATTGCCCCTCAGTTTGCTGGAACCTTGTTTGGAATAACTAACGTGGCTGCAACCATCCCTGGCATTTTTGCTCCCTACATTGTTGGTGCTGTTACCAAAAAt aaAACAAGAGAAGAGTGGCAAATAGCTTTCTTCATTGCCGCCGCCATTTATGTCTTTGGGGGTCTTTTCTATGCTCTGTTTGCCAAAACATCATTGGAGAGCTGGGCCAAGCCACCCACTCCAAAGCAGGCTGATGGGTCAGAGTCACAAAACATGATCGAAATGAACAAAGGAACTAACAGTGTATGA
- the LOC106065662 gene encoding retinol dehydrogenase 16-like isoform X1 codes for MLLFICIALVVFYFLVDWLIHLPKVDGYRNKYVFVTGCDSGFGRDLVIQLDKLGFPVFAGCLTKTGHDYLRSTCSIRLVTLTVDVTDNASIQSAYKTIHTHIPKDGVLWAVVNNAGVTGKLSVSEMCTRKDYSQACEVNLFGPIEVSRVFMPLLRKSKGRLVNMVSVMGRCPTVSGPYSVSKFGMEAFSDVLRREVAPFGVKVVVIEPGFFKTTLFNTEFVAREFQNWYDQSSDEVREAYGKDYVSNSTNVFKGICTTLNEDTDKVIDAYIQAITAKYPKARYLVGFDAKFIYVPLYHLPEWLMDLIIEKRSKHLANIGSKIKPSK; via the exons ATGCTGCTGTTTATTTGTATTGCCCTGGTTGTGTTCTATTTCTTGGTGGACTGGTTGATCCATTTACCAAAAGTGGATGGCTACAGGAACAAATATGTGTTTGTCACAGGATGTGATAGTGGTTTTGGGAGAGATTTGGTCAT TCAACTTGACAAACTGGGATTTCCTGTGTTTGCTGGTTGCCTAACCAAAACAGGTCATGACTATTTAAGATCAACATGCTCAATTCGTTTGGTAACCCTGACTGTAGATGTGACAGACAATGCAAGCATACAGTCTGCCTACAAGACGATACATACCCACATACCAAAAGATGGag TTCTTTGGGCTGTGGTTAATAATGCTGGTGTTACAGGGAAACTCTCTGTGTCTGAGATGTGCACAAGGAAAGATTATAGTCAAGCTTGTGAGGTGAACTTGTTTGGTCCAATAGAAGTTTCCAGAGTTTTCATGCCGCTATTGAGAAAATCAAAGGGACGTTTGGTAAATATGGTTAGCGTCATGGGTCGATGTCCTACAGTATCAGGGCCATACAGTGTGTCTAAATTTGGAATGGAGGCATTTTCTGATGTATTAAGAAGAGAAGTAGCTCCCTTCGGAGTAAAGGTGGTAGTTATTGAGCCAGGTTTTTTCAAGACCACTCTGTTTAATACTGAGTTTGTTGCGAGAGAATTTCAAAATTGGTATGACCAATCAAGTGATGAGGTTCGTGAGGCCTATGGAAAAGATTATGTATCTAATTCAACAAATGTGTTTAAAGGTATATGTACCACTCTAAATGAGGACACAGATAAAGTCATTGATGCCTACATACAAGCTATCACAGCCAAATACCCTAAAGCCAGATACCTGGTTGGTTTTGATGCTAAATTTATCTATGTACCTCTCTACCACCTACCAGAATGGCTTATGGACTTAATAATTGAGAAACGGAGTAAACATTTGGCTAATATTGGCAGTAAGATCAAACCAAGTAAATGA